In the Burkholderiales bacterium genome, TTCCAGCCATTGTTCAACCGGCGGCACATCGCGCGCCGCATCGAAATCGGAAACGTTGGCGAGCAGAAAACGCAGCGTGTTGCGAATGCGCCGATAACTCTCGACCACGCGCTTCAGAATTTCGTCTGAGATCGACAATTCCGCGGAATAATCGGTGGCGGCGACCCACAGCCGCAGAATGTCGGCGCCAAGCGTATCCGAAACCTTCTGCGGCGCGATCACATTGCCGCGCGACTTGCTCATTTTGTGGCCGCTGCCATCGACGACGAAACCGTGCGTCAGCAGCCCTTTGTACGGCGCCCGGCCATCGATCGCGCAGCCGGTCAGCAATGACGACTGAAACCAGCCGCGATGCTGGTCGGAGCCCTCCAGATACAAATCGGCCGGGTAGCGCAGGCCAACGCTTTCCGCGTCCTGCCCGCGCAACACGGTAGCGTGCGTGGTGCCCGAATCGAACCAGACGTCGAGCGTATCGTTGAGTTTGCGGTACGAACTCGCATCGCTTCCGAGCAGTTCGGCCGGATCGAGCGCAAACCACGCCTCGATGCCTTGCTGCTCGACTCGTTCGGCAACCTGTTCGAGCAATTCGTCGCTGCGCGGGTGCGGTTCGCCGCTCTCCCGGTGCAAGAAAAACGCCATAGGCACGCCCCAGTCGCGCTGACGCGATACGCACCAGTCGGGGCGATTTTTGATCATCGCCTGCAGACGCGCGCAACCCCAATCCGGATAGAACCCGGTATCTTTTATGGCGTCGAGCGCAGTGCTGCGAAGAGCGGTCGGCCATGCATTTTGCGCTGCCCGCCGCGCCTCGTTCGCCGGCGTTTCGTCCGCATCCGTAGTTCTCGCAGGATCGTCCATCGCAATGAACCATTGCCGGGTCGCGCGAGAGATGATTGGCGTTTTGTGGCGCCAGCAATGCGGGTAGCTGTGCTTTAATTTTTCCTGATGGATCAGCGCCCCGCTATTTTCGAGTTCCGCGACGATCAAGTCGTTTGCTTTCCAGACCGACAGACCACCGACGAGCGGAATAGCCGGCAAAAACTTGCCGTCATCGCCGACCGGATTTTCGACCGGCAACTGGTAGCGGAGACCGACGACATAATCGTCGAGACCATGCGCCGGCGCGGTGTGCACGAGGCCGGTGCCGGCCTCCAGCGTGACGTGCTCGCCGCAGACGATGGGCACCTCGCGCGCGTAAAAAGGATGCTGCAGTTTCAGGTTTTCAAGCACCCGACCGCGGCGCGTTCCGAGCGTGCGGATCGGGCTCAGGCCGAAGCGCGCGAGACATGTTTCGGCCAATTCCGCGGCGAGCAGCAACACGCCTTTTTCGGTCTCGATCAGCGTGTACTGGAAATCGGGATGAATGCTAACGGCCTGATTGGCCGGCAGCGTCCACGGTGTGGTGGTCCAGATCACCGCGTAAACCTGGCGCTCTGGCCCGGCTATGCCAAATGCGTCGGCGAGCTTGTCCGGTTCACTGAATCTGAATCCGACATCGATCGCCGGCGA is a window encoding:
- the ileS gene encoding isoleucine--tRNA ligase — translated: MADYKKTLNLPDTSFPMRGDLARREPAMLEQWRKQKLYQRIREVCAGRPLFILHDGPPYANGDIHIGHAVNKILKDIIVKSRTLSGYDAPYLPGWDCHGLPIELQVEKAHGINIPAEQFRKLCREFAATQVARQKADFIRLGVFGDWEQPYLTMAFQTEAGIIRALGRIRQNGYLYQGRKPVNWCIDCGSALAEAEVEYEDKVSPAIDVGFRFSEPDKLADAFGIAGPERQVYAVIWTTTPWTLPANQAVSIHPDFQYTLIETEKGVLLLAAELAETCLARFGLSPIRTLGTRRGRVLENLKLQHPFYAREVPIVCGEHVTLEAGTGLVHTAPAHGLDDYVVGLRYQLPVENPVGDDGKFLPAIPLVGGLSVWKANDLIVAELENSGALIHQEKLKHSYPHCWRHKTPIISRATRQWFIAMDDPARTTDADETPANEARRAAQNAWPTALRSTALDAIKDTGFYPDWGCARLQAMIKNRPDWCVSRQRDWGVPMAFFLHRESGEPHPRSDELLEQVAERVEQQGIEAWFALDPAELLGSDASSYRKLNDTLDVWFDSGTTHATVLRGQDAESVGLRYPADLYLEGSDQHRGWFQSSLLTGCAIDGRAPYKGLLTHGFVVDGSGHKMSKSRGNVIAPQKVSDTLGADILRLWVAATDYSAELSISDEILKRVVESYRRIRNTLRFLLANVSDFDAARDVPPVEQWLEIDRYAIVMTADLQSALAGSVDAGAAQSGGHYGRYEFHQVVQKLQQFCSEDLGGFYLDILKDRLYTAGADSAARRSAQNALHHIAQCLVRLLAPILSFTAEEAWQVLNRDADSSVFLSTWYELPALAVDDAASAADADRLRARWSKLRMLRSDVQRQLEALRVAGQIGSSLAGEVVLHADAGESDVLRSFGDDLRFVFITSAATVAAASSESAGATASSIPGISIAVVASPHPKCERCWHYRADVGADPAHPQICGRCVANLFGAGEPRSHA